A section of the Acropora muricata isolate sample 2 chromosome 4, ASM3666990v1, whole genome shotgun sequence genome encodes:
- the LOC136915624 gene encoding substance-K receptor-like has protein sequence NHAETFRRNFIAIDDIRILFLFRSFRVVYRRRASSLKWFITNLAVADLTFVLLTILEAISILWNWIGGQVSCKIQRFFVLACWNTSIMTLVISYERVKAVVDPFNARFIDSVSASKKVISLWVISLAFGSPLLHAYRIVREKESGKAVCSNEPFGDLERQIYYGIHVVCFFIIPLIYMLYAQFTIFRTLRSRAQCFPGKSCLNTKLKCRHRKVAKTLTALTLAFVICWSPFMIFRMLMYFHLWHEKHFWRSSQFLTLVNSALDPILYGIYGENLNLRQVFRGIVKCFGFIRPSARVRVFTTTETKRNQQNTKIDDSTRVRFNMRKLPNVNTNRMISVN, from the coding sequence AATCATGCAGAAACCTTTCGAAGGAATTTCATTGCCATTGATGATATTCGGATCCTGTTTTTATTTCGTAGCTTTCGCGTTGTCTATCGAAGGAGAGCTTCCTCGTTGAAATGGTTCATAACTAATTTAGCCGTGGCCGACTTGACGTTCGTTTTGTTGACCATTTTAGAAGCAATCAGCATTTTATGGAACTGGATAGGCGGCCAAGTTTCATGCAAAATACAGCGTTTTTTTGTCCTTGCCTGCTGGAACACATCAATCATGACACTTGTCATTAGCTACGAGAGAGTAAAAGCAGTAGTGGATCCTTTCAACGCTAGATTCATCGACTCAGTTAGTGCTTCGAAAAAGGTAATCTCCCTCTGGGTTATAAGCCTGGCCTTTGGGTCGCCCTTGCTACACGCGTATAGAATCGTCAGAGAAAAAGAAAGTGGCAAGGCAGTCTGCAGTAATGAGCCGTTTGGAGACCTAGAGAGACAAATCTACTACGGTATCCACGtcgtttgttttttcattattccTTTGATCTACATGCTGTACGCCCAGTTCACTATTTTTCGCACTCTGCGTTCCAGAGCACAATGTTTTCCAGGGAAAAGCTGTCTGAACACAAAACTGAAATGCAGGCATCGCAAGGTAGCTAAGACATTGACGGCATTGACTCTAGCGTTTGTGATCTGTTGGTCGCCTTTCATGATATTTCGAATGCTGATGTATTTTCATCTCTGGCATGAAAAGCATTTTTGGAGGAGCTCCCAATTTCTCACCTTGGTGAACTCGGCATTAGATCCCATACTATACGGAATATACGGTGAAAACCTGAACTTAAGGCAGGTCTTTCGAGGGATCGTCAAGTGCTTTGGCTTCATAAGGCCATCGGCAAGGGTTAGAGTCTTCACCACAACGGAAACGAAACGAAATCAGCAAAACACAAAGATTGACGACTCTACAAGAGTACGGTTCAACATGAGAAAATTACCTAATGTCAACACAAACAGGATGATATCGGTAAACTAG